A section of the Humulus lupulus chromosome 2, drHumLupu1.1, whole genome shotgun sequence genome encodes:
- the LOC133813993 gene encoding secreted RxLR effector protein 161-like, protein MKGWLKSEFEMKDLGESTKILGICIKRNREKGVLTLTQKDYIQKIIEKFAMKGSKTTKRPMTNQHCLSKEQCPKTQAEIEEMSKVPYSNVVGSIMYLMVCTRPDLAYSISVLSKYMENPGLEHCRVMKWVFRYLLGTTDIGLKFTKYSNSNLIDGYSDADFAGDRDHRKSTSAYYFLVGSNCVSWRVQLQPIVALSTTELEYVAIIEAIKEAIWIKGIMEELKLLKEILTVYSDS, encoded by the coding sequence ATGAAGGGATGGCTCAAGTCAGAATTCGAAATGAAGGATCTAGGAGAATCAACTAAGATCCTAGGGATATGTATAAAGAGGAATAGAGAAAAAGGAGTCCTAACCCTAACTCAAAAAGATTACATACAGAAAATCATAGAGAAGTTTGCAATGAAAGGATCAAAGACAACCAAACGACCTATGACTAACCAACACTGTCTAAGCAAGGAGCAATGCCCTAAAACACAAGCAGAAATAGAAGAAATGAGTAAGGTACCCTACTCAAATGTAGTTGGCTCTATTATGTATCTCATGGTATGTACAAGACCTGATCTAGCTTATTCTATAAGTGTTCTCAGTAAGTATATGGAAAATCCTGGGTTAGAGCATTGTAGGGTAATGAAATGGGTATTCAGGTACCTATTGGGCACTACTGACATTGGCCTAAAGTTTACTAAGTATTCTAACAGTAATCTAATAGACGGTTATAGTGATGCTGATTTTGCTGGGGACAGAGATCACAGGAAGTCTACATCAGCTTACTATTTCCTAGTGGGAAGCAACTGTGTCAGCTGGAGAGTTCAACTACAACCTATAGTGGCTTTATCTACAACTGAGTTAGAATATGTGGCTATTATTGAAGCTATAAAGGAAGCTATTTGGATCAAGGGTATAATGGAAGAGCTAAAGCTGCTAAAGGAAATCCTTACTGTCTACTCAGATAGCTAG
- the LOC133817404 gene encoding basic leucine zipper 61-like isoform X1 has protein sequence MFLSFPLCLFVCSHFPTLSWFHYPLHSLVINIYNTLSHKFLIFVIASSSRNCTSIATIQYFWRTGSSCRYFYSFWVGSSLNFYHHHHLHLLLYFFFPVLSIIVVMAQLPPKIPNMTLPNWPDVVSHGKLPSLATNPSWVDEFLDFSTARRGSHRRSVSDSITFLETPMLDECRGGGGGGSGAAPPQGRATLPGSGGGGGSGGNNNDHGEFDRFDDEQFMSMFNDEMASMAVAGPNVSSSNPSTPSDHNSINDEKEMQLDRSSSKQQQVKNESEEVDSQCNSDSQPNPTGTTTTNAANDRVIDPKRVKRILANRQSAQRSRVRKLQYISELERSVTSLQAEVSVLSPRVAFLDHQRLLLNVDNSALKQRIAALAQDKIFKDAHQEALKREIERLRQVYHQQNMKKMENNVGQSQSSMGDTTKSPIDKNDQQLLNVSS, from the exons ATGTTCTTGTCGTTCCCattgtgtttgtttgtttgttctcATTTCCCAACTCTCTCTTGGTTTCACTATCCTCTTCATTCCCttgttattaatatttataaCACCCTTTCTCACAAGTTTCTAATCTTTGTTATTGCTTCTTCTTCTCGAAACTGTACGTCTATAGCTACTATACAATATTTCTGGAGAACTGGGTCTTCTTGTAGATATTTTTATAGCTTCTGGGTTGGTTCAAGTTTGAAtttttatcatcatcatcatcttcatcttcttctttattttttttttccggTTCTGTCTATTATTGTAGTGATGGCACAGTTACCACCTAAAATTCCAAACATGACATTACCCAATTGGCCCGACGTCGTTTCGCACGGGAAGCTTCCATCTTTAGCCACGAATCCATCTTGGGTTGACGAATTCCTAGATTTCTCCACGGCCAGGCGAGGCTCCCACAGGAGATCGGTAAGCGATTCCATCACTTTTCTTGAGACGCCAATGCTGGACGAGTGCCGTGGCGGCGGAGGAGGCGGCTCGGGGGCTGCGCCGCCGCAGGGAAGAGCAACGCTTCCCGGAAGTGGCGgcggtggtggtagtggtggcaATAACAATGATCATGGAGAGTTCGATAGATTTGACGACGAACAGTTCATGTCGATGTTCAACGACGAAATGGCTTCGATGGCCGTGGCGGGGCCCAACGTGTCGTCCTCGAACCCTTCGACGCCGTCCGATCATAACAGCATCAACGACGAGAAGGAAATGCAGCTGGATCGGAGTAGTAGTAAGCAACAGCAGGTCAAGAATGAATCGGAAGAAGTTGATAGCCAATGCAACTCCGACTCGCAACCCAACCCGACTGGGACAACGACAACCAACGCTGCAAACGACAGAGTAATTGATCCTAAAAGGGTCAAGAG AATCTTGGCGAACAGACAATCCGCACAGAGATCACGGGTCAGAAAGCTACAGTACATCTCAGAGCTTGAACGCAGTGTTACTTCCTTGCAA GCTGAAGTTTCAGTACTTTCACCGCGAGTTGCGTTTTTGGATCATCAACGCTTGCTTCTTAATGTTGACAACAGTGCTCTTAAACAAAGAATCGCTGCTTTGGCTCAGGATAAGATTTTCAAAGATG CTCATCAAGAAGCACTAAAGAGGGAAATAGAGAGACTGAGGCAAGTATATCACCAACAAAATATGAAGAAGATGGAAAATAATGTTGGTCAATCACAATCGTCAATGGGGGacactaccaaatctccaattgATAAAAATGATCAGCAGCTTCTCAATGTTTCTTCATAA
- the LOC133817404 gene encoding basic leucine zipper 61-like isoform X2 — MFLSFPLCLFVCSHFPTLSWFHYPLHSLVINIYNTLSHKFLIFVIASSSRNCTSIATIQYFWRTGSSCRYFYSFWVGSSLNFYHHHHLHLLLYFFFPVLSIIVVMAQLPPKIPNMTLPNWPDVVSHGKLPSLATNPSWVDEFLDFSTARRGSHRRSVSDSITFLETPMLDECRGGGGGGSGAAPPQGRATLPGSGGGGGSGGNNNDHGEFDRFDDEQFMSMFNDEMASMAVAGPNVSSSNPSTPSDHNSINDEKEMQLDRSSSKQQQVKNESEEVDSQCNSDSQPNPTGTTTTNAANDRVIDPKRVKRILANRQSAQRSRVRKLQYISELERSVTSLQAEVSVLSPRVAFLDHQRLLLNVDNSALKQRIAALAQDKIFKDG; from the exons ATGTTCTTGTCGTTCCCattgtgtttgtttgtttgttctcATTTCCCAACTCTCTCTTGGTTTCACTATCCTCTTCATTCCCttgttattaatatttataaCACCCTTTCTCACAAGTTTCTAATCTTTGTTATTGCTTCTTCTTCTCGAAACTGTACGTCTATAGCTACTATACAATATTTCTGGAGAACTGGGTCTTCTTGTAGATATTTTTATAGCTTCTGGGTTGGTTCAAGTTTGAAtttttatcatcatcatcatcttcatcttcttctttattttttttttccggTTCTGTCTATTATTGTAGTGATGGCACAGTTACCACCTAAAATTCCAAACATGACATTACCCAATTGGCCCGACGTCGTTTCGCACGGGAAGCTTCCATCTTTAGCCACGAATCCATCTTGGGTTGACGAATTCCTAGATTTCTCCACGGCCAGGCGAGGCTCCCACAGGAGATCGGTAAGCGATTCCATCACTTTTCTTGAGACGCCAATGCTGGACGAGTGCCGTGGCGGCGGAGGAGGCGGCTCGGGGGCTGCGCCGCCGCAGGGAAGAGCAACGCTTCCCGGAAGTGGCGgcggtggtggtagtggtggcaATAACAATGATCATGGAGAGTTCGATAGATTTGACGACGAACAGTTCATGTCGATGTTCAACGACGAAATGGCTTCGATGGCCGTGGCGGGGCCCAACGTGTCGTCCTCGAACCCTTCGACGCCGTCCGATCATAACAGCATCAACGACGAGAAGGAAATGCAGCTGGATCGGAGTAGTAGTAAGCAACAGCAGGTCAAGAATGAATCGGAAGAAGTTGATAGCCAATGCAACTCCGACTCGCAACCCAACCCGACTGGGACAACGACAACCAACGCTGCAAACGACAGAGTAATTGATCCTAAAAGGGTCAAGAG AATCTTGGCGAACAGACAATCCGCACAGAGATCACGGGTCAGAAAGCTACAGTACATCTCAGAGCTTGAACGCAGTGTTACTTCCTTGCAA GCTGAAGTTTCAGTACTTTCACCGCGAGTTGCGTTTTTGGATCATCAACGCTTGCTTCTTAATGTTGACAACAGTGCTCTTAAACAAAGAATCGCTGCTTTGGCTCAGGATAAGATTTTCAAAGATGGTTAG